The window CAAAATGTTATTATCAGGGTTCTAGTGGAGCTGGAGAGGGTTTTGAAGTTACAAAATTTGGCCATGGCCGTGTGGCGCTAATAGGATTTCCAAGGTTTTCTATCATCAATATTAGatatgatctttttcttttcttgcatgtTTTACGAAGCAAACCATCTAAAATTCTGCTGATGTTTTATATGTAGTGTGGGGAAGTCGACACTTTTGACTATGTTAACCGGCACACATTCAGAAGCTGCATCTTATGAGTTCACAACACTTACTTGCATTCCTGGAATTGTACATTACAATGATACCAAAATTCAGTTGTTGGATCTTCCTGGAATCATAGAAGGTGCTTCCGAAGGCAAGGGACGTGGTCGGCAGGTAAATTTCATGAAGGACAGTTCATGCTCACTGTTCAATTTTTATCTGCTAAGCTAGATTAGATCTCCATTTTGCTACATTGTTATACTTTCCATATTTGTGGACTCAGCTGAATATTAATGGAAATTTCTCAGGTTATTGCAGTTGCGAAGTCTTCTGACATCGTATTGATGGTTCTTGATGCCTCCAAAGTAAGTGATATGTTTAGGAGAAAGGCAGCAgcaagttttattttttgttatttgggTAAAAATCCCCGCACCGCATCAAGGGGTGCATGGAACAATCTAAGAGCTGGATCTTGAAAACATAATCTCAAGTGGAGGTTTTGTAAATGAATTTGAATAACTCCCGTAGACCTAGAATGGATAAAGGATGAATTTCAGATGGCTAAAAAGCAATGTTACTCAGGGACATCTAGCAGATGCTCATTTTGTAACATCTAGCAGATTTTCTAATCAGTATGATGTAAACAGCTAAACTGTATATACTGGTAAGATCATCCTAGGATGTTGATTATAGCAGTGAGCCAATCAAGAATTACTTGCAACTTTTCTgcatgaaattttttgtcctgTACTTATTGGATGCATTCCTGTTTTTGTGTATTATATATTGACTATATTCTCTTGCCCTTTTGGCATGGAGTACTAATATCAGGCTATCAGAATTTGTTCTCTGCTGTTCCTCATGCTTGTTGTCTTACCTTGCGAGTAATTTTAGTTGGTTGGACTGTGATTCGCAATTCATGCTTCACATTTTTAACTTGCAGCCTGCCTTGATCTTTGTTTATTGTAGTCTCATTGTACTTGTTTGATATTTTCTCAAAACTTTGACAGAGTGAGGGCCATCGGCAAATACTGACAAGGGAGCTGGAAGCTGTGGGTTTGCGTTTGAACAAGAGGCCACCTCAAGTGAGTTTCATTGGagcatctttttctttcccccacTTACCCAGTTACACTTTCTCTTCCATGACAGTTTTAAGTCTCATTTCAATGAACTGATTTTCTGGTTGTCTGCGATAGACTATCATCCTGCTCAAAATGTCTTTTGTCAAGCTAGCATCACATTTAGCACATTTTTAGTGATTTGAGTAAAAAAGAACTAAGAAGAGCCCCCAGGCTTAGAAATCAACACTTCTGAATATGCCAACCAGGCGTGAACAGTAAAAAAGCACTTTTGGCATCAATCGTGATTAGCTTGGACATTCTGGTGATGTCATAAACTTGAGCAAAGGAGAAAAAACCTACCAATTATTGAACTCCTTTGATAGTTTGAGTGtagaaaaagaaagtttttCTGTTGTGTCAACAAGATAACAAGATTCAAGATTTGGCTTTCTGAAGAACCTATGAAAATCAGTCCTTGGATGAGGACATCAGTAAGAGCATATTCCAGAAGTCTGGGTCTGGTAAAGCCGCCCAACTTAGGCTGATGTTCCAGTTCCCATATAACAAGTGAGGTAGGGGAGGGCCCTGGGAATTGATCTCTTCACTTCAAGGATGACGGGAGCCATTGGCGAGTTAAAACATTGTtactataaaagaaaaaaaaagggagcagTTGTAGATTTTTCATTCTCAAGATGAGATACATGCTAGGAATAAATACTAACGAGGCTTTGATATAGGGTTCATAGTTCTTGACACATCCATTTGGATGAAAAGAATATATGGTTTAGTGAAGCTTGTTTGTGCTTAAAGATTAGATCAATACACTTTTTTACTCTCATTTATATTAAATTGTACTGAGCTGGTAAAGCTTGGAGCTTGCTAATTGAGTTAACTAACAAGAACAAGTTGAGGGTGGTTCTTCAAGGATGTGTGTAGTGTCAACCCAAGAACTGTGTTTTAATGTCCCTTAGGAGCGGATGGGGTGATTTGATATATTGCAACAGTAAATTCATGCGTAAGGTCTGTGCTAATGATATTTTGTGATTCTTGTCCACCTTTTCTGTTATTTAATGATCAAGATGAAGTATACTTTTTTGAAGGCATTTTAAGCATGTGACGAACAGCCTTCAAAGAGTTAatgaaagttttctttttttgaaatacATCTGTTTAATTATTGGGCTTGTTTGTGTCGAAATTTTACATCATTGGCAGATAtattttaagaagaaaaaaactggTGGCATTTCGTTCAACAGCACTCTTCCTCTAACTCATGTGGACGAGAAGCTCTGTTATCAAATTCTACATGAATACAAAATTCATAATGCGGAGGTAACTGTCCTATCCTGCCTATTCTTCTGTTGATTTTTGTTATTCAAAGCAATGAAACAGCCCTATAATATGAAATGCAGTCAAAGGTTGGAACATCCATTTCTTTGTGTGTTAATGagaatatatatttgaaattgtGAAAGTCACAAAAGTTGGTTGCTGCATGGTGGTCATTGATTCATTGAACTTAGATTTTTGATCGTGGAAAACTTGTTGGggtgatgatttccttgaactCAACTAACTCTATACAAATTTCTGGTGGCTTTGGTTATTTTGCATTGTAAACATTTGATATTCTGATATATGTTCTGAAGTCTAAATGAACCTTATTATGAGGTTAATGGAACTGGTTCCAGGTGCTCTTTCGTGAAGATGCTTCTGTGGATGATCTCATAGATGTCATTGAAGGAAACCGAAAGTACATGAAGTGCGTATATGTTTACAACAAAATAGACGTGATTGGTATTGATGATGTGGACAGGTTGGCCCGGCAGCCAAATTCTGTTGTTATCAGCTGCAATCTGAAGGCAAGTTTATTGTGATTTCTTACAGTATGTGCTGATGGAGTTATATCTTGCTTTTAGGTTAGGAACTTTGCATTGAACTTTTGGAGTGTGTTTGTGGGGGCATGTAGAGCTGCCGATGCCCTCTTCTAAATTTCATGGCAATCTTTCCTTGTCTCTGATGCATCCTCTATTTTCTTGACTTGGGTCAATGATCTTGTTCTTGTTCAAATTGTTTGAGATATGAAGAAGTTTGTACGTTGCTAATGAATTCTTATTGTTGCCCCCAAGAAATTGCTTTAGAGGATGTGCATTCCTTGAAGAGGTTTTTGTTATGAGTGCAATGTAAGTTCAGCATGTTGTTAATCCACATGCTGACTGACTTTAGGATTTTTGAGCATTTGATATCACAGTTTGAGGCAAATGATTGTATATGTTGCTCTCGCAATATTCACTATGTTACATCTACTGCAATAGCTCATTGGAtctgacattttcttttaattgcctCTGCTTTCATGATCGCTCAAGCAGCTCAACTTTGACCGACTACTTTCAAAGATTTGGGAAGAGATGGGGCTTGTCAGAGTTTACACAAAGCCACAAGGCCAACAGCCAGATTTTACCGATCCTGTTGTTCTTTCCACTGTATGTATATCCTGCCATTAGAAAATCCACTGATGAAAGTTCGGCGtgaattttctttaattcccattctctctgttttttgaCGGATGTAGGATAGAGGCGGCTGCTCGGttgaggacttctgcaaccacATTCACAGGAGTTTGGTGAAGGATGTGAAGTATGTTCTGGCATGGGGTACTAGTGCAAGACACTATCCACAGCACTGTGGTCTCGGCCACGTTCTTCATGATGAGGATGTTGTTCAGattgtcaagaaaaaggtatGGAAGAAGTTCCTACTTACTCTACTttcctctcctcctttttgCCTTCTTGTATTCTtaaggtgcgtttggtaaccattttgctcttgaaaacaatttttgcttagaaattaatttttttcccaagaacaatttctgagcatttgaaggtgtttggtaaaacccttaaaatttctattcctggcttagaaatacatttgggaaaacccttaaaatttcttgtccaaaccattttcttttaataatttcttcccttttcatcttctccttcctttggccggCAACTGACCAGACAAGGGCCATCGGCGACCTCACCAGCACCTAGCGACCCAAGCCTCGCCTTGAGCTGggcaaggtcgaccttgcccagatctagtgaggccgagctcgcctagccgaGTCATTGTTAGGTTAGCCTCGCCTTGTTTGGGCAACGCCGACTTGGAGGTGGCTCGGGCCAACGAGCCTCATCTTGGCTCGGCGTTGTCAGGAGCCAATGATgctccggcgagctcgtcggCCCTCATCTAGCTTGTTGCTGGCGAAGGTCAAGGCCAATGGCgactggccaaaaggaagaagaagaaaaaaagggaaagagaataaaagaaaagaggagaaaagaagaaagattagACTTGATTCTGGAATTGTTCCTGAGagcaagaagcaactttttttttttaccaaattcattccggtgaaaacaaaaaacggatttttgttctcgagaaaaaaaaaaatttatcaaatagatttctgttcttttttattctgagaaacaaaagaataaaaccaGGTGCTATTTGGAGCGTTACCATACAGGGCCCTAGATTTCATATCCATGGACGAGCACAAACTGGAGCTAAATGCCATCTGTGTTGTTTGTTGCAGGAAAGTGATGATGGAGGAAGGGGAAGATTTAAGTCGCACTCAAATGCTCCTGCTCGAATATCCGATAGAGAGAAGAAAGCTCCTTTGAAGACATAATTTTGCAAAGCAAGGGATCCAACAGGACATTGTGGCGAGAATTATCAGCCACTGGGAAATTTTGGTCACATATTGAACTACCGAGGCAACTTGAAGTGCTTGATAGATCCGTTTATATTCGGGAGAAACCCCATCGGTGCATCGTGTGTTGACGAAAAATGTAATCTCTAGAGTTGATTGAATTTCTTGGAAGCACAAACTCTGACCTTTGGTCGTGATTGAAATCCTCCGAGCCCTACTATCATTAGTGAAATAGTCGAGGGTTCTTGTACGGTATTGTGATGGGGACAAAGATTAAGATAATTTTTGAAGACATAAGCTCATCGTTTACTGTTGTTGATCTTACTTTGACCTTTGTTCAATgtagtttgtggtttttttttggaaggattatattgagcatttttcatgttgaatatgaacaaaaaattcagggattacattgaacaaattaaaggtTCATGTTTTACATTGCATATTTGGTTAAAATTTAGAGatcaattaaacaaattaaaattttatagatCAAATTACACATTGGGTTATTATTCCTTCAAGTTACTAGAAAAAGCCCACGGCTTCGGGTGTGGGAAACGTGGGCGGGCCCGGGGCGGAGCTTCCTCGGATCGAGCCTTAGGTTGAAGAGGCGGGCCTGAACAACGGGCCCAAATGGGCCCGAACTAGCAACATAACGCGTGCCCGCCAAGGAAGGCCTGAGCCCGCCCACGCCCGTAATGCTCGCTCGTCTGTTGtcgttctcctcctccttccctcgcaattctctctctctctctctctctctctcg of the Eucalyptus grandis isolate ANBG69807.140 chromosome 10, ASM1654582v1, whole genome shotgun sequence genome contains:
- the LOC120289055 gene encoding developmentally-regulated G-protein 2-like gives rise to the protein MGIIERIKEIEAEMARTQKNKATEYHLGQLKAKIAKLRTQLLEPPKGSSGAGEGFEVTKFGHGRVALIGFPSVGKSTLLTMLTGTHSEAASYEFTTLTCIPGIVHYNDTKIQLLDLPGIIEGASEGKGRGRQVIAVAKSSDIVLMVLDASKSEGHRQILTRELEAVGLRLNKRPPQIYFKKKKTGGISFNSTLPLTHVDEKLCYQILHEYKIHNAEVLFREDASVDDLIDVIEGNRKYMKCVYVYNKIDVIGIDDVDRLARQPNSVVISCNLKLNFDRLLSKIWEEMGLVRVYTKPQGQQPDFTDPVVLSTDRGGCSVEDFCNHIHRSLVKDVKYVLAWGTSARHYPQHCGLGHVLHDEDVVQIVKKKESDDGGRGRFKSHSNAPARISDREKKAPLKT